A stretch of Ipomoea triloba cultivar NCNSP0323 chromosome 13, ASM357664v1 DNA encodes these proteins:
- the LOC116001685 gene encoding AT-hook motif nuclear-localized protein 20-like: MWWGGQVGLPAAAGICSPLLTKELSLITESNNNGDNSNEESRENYDNNEEEDECREGAVLEVGTKRPRGRPPGSKNKPKPPIFVTRDTPNGLRSHVMEIAGGTDVAESIAQFARRRQRGVCVLSGNGAVANVTLRQPTAAGAAVMLQGRFEILSLAGTFLPGPSPPGATGLTVYLAGVQGQVVGGSVVGPLVAAGPVMVIAATFANATYERLPILEDDPPDSAAQFPIESPPPPPPAGADHHGLPEPSSSLPLYNLTPNLFPHGAQLSPHDAYAWQHPRLSNF; this comes from the coding sequence ATGTGGTGGGGTGGACAGGTGGGCTTGCCGGCGGCGGCGGGGATTTGCTCGCCTTTACTCACCAAAGAGCTCTCCTTGATTACCGAAAGCAACAATAATGGCGATAATAGTAATGAAGAGAGCAGAGAgaattatgataataatgaagaagaagatgagtgTAGAGAAGGGGCGGTTCTTGAAGTGGGCACAAAGCGGCCGAGGGGGCGGCCGCCGGGGTCGAAAAACAAGCCGAAACCGCCGATTTTCGTCACGCGCGACACCCCGAACGGGCTGCGGAGTCACGTGATGGAGATCGCCGGCGGGACGGACGTGGCGGAGAGCATAGCGCAGTTCGCGCGGCGGCGGCAGAGAGGCGTTTGCGTCCTCAGCGGCAACGGCGCCGTCGCCAACGTGACGCTTCGGCAGCCCACGGCGGCCGGCGCCGCCGTGATGCTGCAAGGTCGGTTCGAGATTCTGTCGTTGGCCGGGACGTTCCTCCCCGGGCCGTCCCCGCCCGGCGCCACCGGGCTCACGGTGTACTTGGCCGGCGTTCAGGGCCAGGTGGTTGGCGGGAGCGTGGTGGGCCCGCTCGTGGCCGCCGGACCCGTCATGGTCATCGCCGCCACCTTCGCTAACGCCACTTATGAAAGATTGCCGATTCTTGAAGACGACCCGCCGGACTCCGCCGCGCAATTCCCTATTGAGtcccctccgccgccgccgccggccgGAGCGGACCACCACGGCCTGCCGGAACCCTCCTCTTCCCTACCTCTATACAACCTCACACCAAATCTGTTTCCTCATGGAGCGCAATTGAGTCCTCATGATGCCTATGCTTGGCAACATCCTCGGCTCTCCAATTTCTAA